From a single Nicotiana tomentosiformis chromosome 2, ASM39032v3, whole genome shotgun sequence genomic region:
- the LOC138904932 gene encoding uncharacterized protein: MVREKVLLKVLLIKGIMRFGKKGKLRPRFIGPFEVLRPVGEVFYEIVLPPSLLGVHLVFYVFIHWRNHPDLSHVLDFNMIQLDESLGYEEDTVSIVDRQGYQLRSKRISTVEGPTSRGGDLGVREIHAEQISSLVQHSGNDSIPVRGRTFV; this comes from the coding sequence ATGGTGCGTGAGAAGGTCCTCTTGAAAGTCTTGCTGAtaaaggggatcatgaggtttgggaagaagggcaagttgcgaccaaggtttataggcccatttgaggtgttgaggccaGTTGGGGAGGTTTTTTATGAGATTGTTTTGCCTCCAagtctattgggagttcatctggttttcTACGTGTTTATACACTGGAGGAATCAtcccgacttgtcacatgtgttagacttcaacatgattcagttagatgagagtctgggttatgaagaggataCAGTTTCCATTGTCGATAGGCAGGGTtaccagttgagatccaagaggatttccacagtagaggggccaaccagtcgaggaggcgacttaggagtCCGAGAAatacatgcagagcagatatcctcgCTTGTTCAACACTCCGGGAATGATTCtatacccgttcgaggacgaacgtttgtttaa